Proteins co-encoded in one Sebastes umbrosus isolate fSebUmb1 chromosome 20, fSebUmb1.pri, whole genome shotgun sequence genomic window:
- the LOC119479965 gene encoding dynein heavy chain-like isoform X8, which translates to METIHLILHEVTVQHFISHEVTVLHLISHEVTVLHLISHEVTVIHLISHEVTVLHLISHEVTVLHLILHEVTVIHLISHEVTVLHLKSHEVTVLHLISHEVTVLHLISHEVTVLHLISHEVTTVLHLISHEVTTVLHLISHEVTVVTVLHLISHEVTMVTVLHLISHEVTVLHLTSHEVTVVTVLHLKSHEVTLCICEVSIGH; encoded by the exons ATGGAAACTATACACCTCATATtacatgaggtgacggtgcaacacttcatatcgcatgaggtgacggtgctacacctcatatcgcatgaggtgacggtgctacacctcattTCGCACGAGGTGACGGTTATACATCTCATATCGCacgaggtgacggtgctacacctcatatcacacgaggtgacggtgctacacctcatattGCACGAGGTGACGGTTATACATCTCATATCGCacgaggtgacggtgctacacctcaaATCACacgaggtgacggtgctacacctcatatcacACGAagtgacggtgctacacctcatatcgcacgag gtgacggtgctacacctcatatcgcatgaggtgacgacagtgctacacctcatatcgcatgaggtgacgacagtgctacacctcatatcgcatgaggtgacagtggtgacggtgctacacctcatatcgcacGAGGTGACGatggtgacggtgctacacctcatatcgcacGAGGTGACAGTGCTACACCTCACATCGCACGAGGTGACGgtggtgacggtgctacacctcaaATCGCACGAGGTGACACTATGCATTTGTGAAGTATCTATAGGCCACTAG
- the LOC119479965 gene encoding dynein heavy chain-like isoform X2, translating into METIHLILHEVTVQHFISHEVTVLHLISHEVTVLHLISHEVTVIHLISHEVTVLHLISHEVTVLHLILHEVTVIHLISHEVTVLHLKSHEVTVLHLISHEVTVLHLISHEVTVIHLISQEVTVIHLISQEVTVIHLISHKVTVLHLISHEVTTVLHLISHEVTTVLHLISHEVTVVTVLHLISHEVTMVTVLHLISHEVTVLHLTSHEVTVVTVLHLKSHEVTLCICEVSIGH; encoded by the exons ATGGAAACTATACACCTCATATtacatgaggtgacggtgcaacacttcatatcgcatgaggtgacggtgctacacctcatatcgcatgaggtgacggtgctacacctcattTCGCACGAGGTGACGGTTATACATCTCATATCGCacgaggtgacggtgctacacctcatatcacacgaggtgacggtgctacacctcatattGCACGAGGTGACGGTTATACATCTCATATCGCacgaggtgacggtgctacacctcaaATCACacgaggtgacggtgctacacctcatatcacACGAagtgacggtgctacacctcatatcgcacgag GTGACGGTTATACACCTCATATCGCAGGAGGTGACGGTTATACACCTCATATCGCAGGAGGTGACGGTTATACACCTCATATCGCAcaaggtgacggtgctacacctcatatcgcatgaggtgacgacagtgctacacctcatatcgcatgaggtgacgacagtgctacacctcatatcgcatgaggtgacagtggtgacggtgctacacctcatatcgcacGAGGTGACGatggtgacggtgctacacctcatatcgcacGAGGTGACAGTGCTACACCTCACATCGCACGAGGTGACGgtggtgacggtgctacacctcaaATCGCACGAGGTGACACTATGCATTTGTGAAGTATCTATAGGCCACTAG
- the LOC119479965 gene encoding dynein heavy chain-like isoform X4 codes for METIHLILHEVTVQHFISHEVTVLHLISHEVTVLHLISHEVTVIHLISHEVTVLHLISHEVTVLHLILHEVTVIHLISHEVTVLHLKSHEVTVLHLISHEVTVLHLISHEVTVLHLILHEVTVIHLISQEVTVIHLISQEVTVIHLISHKVTTVLHLISHEVTTVLHLISHEVTVVTVLHLISHEVTMVTVLHLISHEVTVLHLTSHEVTVVTVLHLKSHEVTLCICEVSIGH; via the exons ATGGAAACTATACACCTCATATtacatgaggtgacggtgcaacacttcatatcgcatgaggtgacggtgctacacctcatatcgcatgaggtgacggtgctacacctcattTCGCACGAGGTGACGGTTATACATCTCATATCGCacgaggtgacggtgctacacctcatatcacacgaggtgacggtgctacacctcatattGCACGAGGTGACGGTTATACATCTCATATCGCacgaggtgacggtgctacacctcaaATCACacgaggtgacggtgctacacctcatatcacACGAagtgacggtgctacacctcatatcgcacgaggtgacggtgctacatcTCATATTGCACGAG GTGACGGTTATACACCTCATATCGCAGGAGGTGACGGTTATACACCTCATATCGCAGGAGGTGACGGTTATACACCTCATATCGCAcaag gtgacgacagtgctacacctcatatcgcatgaggtgacgacagtgctacacctcatatcgcatgaggtgacagtggtgacggtgctacacctcatatcgcacGAGGTGACGatggtgacggtgctacacctcatatcgcacGAGGTGACAGTGCTACACCTCACATCGCACGAGGTGACGgtggtgacggtgctacacctcaaATCGCACGAGGTGACACTATGCATTTGTGAAGTATCTATAGGCCACTAG
- the LOC119479965 gene encoding dynein heavy chain-like isoform X1: METIHLILHEVTVQHFISHEVTVLHLISHEVTVLHLISHEVTVIHLISHEVTVLHLISHEVTVLHLILHEVTVIHLISHEVTVLHLKSHEVTVLHLISHEVTVLHLISHEVTVLHLILHEVTVIHLISQEVTVIHLISQEVTVIHLISHKVTVLHLISHEVTTVLHLISHEVTTVLHLISHEVTVVTVLHLISHEVTMVTVLHLISHEVTVLHLTSHEVTVVTVLHLKSHEVTLCICEVSIGH, translated from the exons ATGGAAACTATACACCTCATATtacatgaggtgacggtgcaacacttcatatcgcatgaggtgacggtgctacacctcatatcgcatgaggtgacggtgctacacctcattTCGCACGAGGTGACGGTTATACATCTCATATCGCacgaggtgacggtgctacacctcatatcacacgaggtgacggtgctacacctcatattGCACGAGGTGACGGTTATACATCTCATATCGCacgaggtgacggtgctacacctcaaATCACacgaggtgacggtgctacacctcatatcacACGAagtgacggtgctacacctcatatcgcacgaggtgacggtgctacatcTCATATTGCACGAG GTGACGGTTATACACCTCATATCGCAGGAGGTGACGGTTATACACCTCATATCGCAGGAGGTGACGGTTATACACCTCATATCGCAcaaggtgacggtgctacacctcatatcgcatgaggtgacgacagtgctacacctcatatcgcatgaggtgacgacagtgctacacctcatatcgcatgaggtgacagtggtgacggtgctacacctcatatcgcacGAGGTGACGatggtgacggtgctacacctcatatcgcacGAGGTGACAGTGCTACACCTCACATCGCACGAGGTGACGgtggtgacggtgctacacctcaaATCGCACGAGGTGACACTATGCATTTGTGAAGTATCTATAGGCCACTAG
- the LOC119479965 gene encoding dynein heavy chain-like isoform X5, translated as METIHLILHEVTVQHFISHEVTVLHLISHEVTVLHLISHEVTVIHLISHEVTVLHLISHEVTVLHLILHEVTVIHLISHEVTVLHLKSHEVTVLHLISHEVTVLHLISHEVTVIHLISQEVTVIHLISHKVTVLHLISHEVTTVLHLISHEVTTVLHLISHEVTVVTVLHLISHEVTMVTVLHLISHEVTVLHLTSHEVTVVTVLHLKSHEVTLCICEVSIGH; from the exons ATGGAAACTATACACCTCATATtacatgaggtgacggtgcaacacttcatatcgcatgaggtgacggtgctacacctcatatcgcatgaggtgacggtgctacacctcattTCGCACGAGGTGACGGTTATACATCTCATATCGCacgaggtgacggtgctacacctcatatcacacgaggtgacggtgctacacctcatattGCACGAGGTGACGGTTATACATCTCATATCGCacgaggtgacggtgctacacctcaaATCACacgaggtgacggtgctacacctcatatcacACGAagtgacggtgctacacctcatatcgcacgag GTGACGGTTATACACCTCATATCGCAGGAGGTGACGGTTATACACCTCATATCGCAcaaggtgacggtgctacacctcatatcgcatgaggtgacgacagtgctacacctcatatcgcatgaggtgacgacagtgctacacctcatatcgcatgaggtgacagtggtgacggtgctacacctcatatcgcacGAGGTGACGatggtgacggtgctacacctcatatcgcacGAGGTGACAGTGCTACACCTCACATCGCACGAGGTGACGgtggtgacggtgctacacctcaaATCGCACGAGGTGACACTATGCATTTGTGAAGTATCTATAGGCCACTAG
- the LOC119479965 gene encoding dynein heavy chain-like isoform X6, with protein METIHLILHEVTVQHFISHEVTVLHLISHEVTVLHLISHEVTVIHLISHEVTVLHLISHEVTVLHLILHEVTVIHLISHEVTVLHLKSHEVTVLHLISHEVTVLHLISHEVTVLHLILHEVTVIHLISHKVTVLHLISHEVTTVLHLISHEVTTVLHLISHEVTVVTVLHLISHEVTMVTVLHLISHEVTVLHLTSHEVTVVTVLHLKSHEVTLCICEVSIGH; from the exons ATGGAAACTATACACCTCATATtacatgaggtgacggtgcaacacttcatatcgcatgaggtgacggtgctacacctcatatcgcatgaggtgacggtgctacacctcattTCGCACGAGGTGACGGTTATACATCTCATATCGCacgaggtgacggtgctacacctcatatcacacgaggtgacggtgctacacctcatattGCACGAGGTGACGGTTATACATCTCATATCGCacgaggtgacggtgctacacctcaaATCACacgaggtgacggtgctacacctcatatcacACGAagtgacggtgctacacctcatatcgcacgaggtgacggtgctacatcTCATATTGCACGAGGTGACGGTTATACAC CTCATATCGCAcaaggtgacggtgctacacctcatatcgcatgaggtgacgacagtgctacacctcatatcgcatgaggtgacgacagtgctacacctcatatcgcatgaggtgacagtggtgacggtgctacacctcatatcgcacGAGGTGACGatggtgacggtgctacacctcatatcgcacGAGGTGACAGTGCTACACCTCACATCGCACGAGGTGACGgtggtgacggtgctacacctcaaATCGCACGAGGTGACACTATGCATTTGTGAAGTATCTATAGGCCACTAG
- the LOC119479965 gene encoding dynein heavy chain-like isoform X7 produces the protein METIHLILHEVTVQHFISHEVTVLHLISHEVTVLHLISHEVTVIHLISHEVTVLHLISHEVTVLHLILHEVTVIHLISHEVTVLHLKSHEVTVLHLISHEVTVLHLISHEVTVLHLILHEVTVIHLISQEVTVIHLISQEVTVIHLISHKVTVLHLISHEVTTVLHLISHEVTTVLHLISHEVTVVTVVTVLHLKSHEVTLCICEVSIGH, from the exons ATGGAAACTATACACCTCATATtacatgaggtgacggtgcaacacttcatatcgcatgaggtgacggtgctacacctcatatcgcatgaggtgacggtgctacacctcattTCGCACGAGGTGACGGTTATACATCTCATATCGCacgaggtgacggtgctacacctcatatcacacgaggtgacggtgctacacctcatattGCACGAGGTGACGGTTATACATCTCATATCGCacgaggtgacggtgctacacctcaaATCACacgaggtgacggtgctacacctcatatcacACGAagtgacggtgctacacctcatatcgcacgaggtgacggtgctacatcTCATATTGCACGAG GTGACGGTTATACACCTCATATCGCAGGAGGTGACGGTTATACACCTCATATCGCAGGAGGTGACGGTTATACACCTCATATCGCAcaaggtgacggtgctacacctcatatcgcatgaggtgacgacagtgctacacctcatatcgcatgaggtgacgacagtgctacacctcatatcgcatgaggtgacagtg GTGACGgtggtgacggtgctacacctcaaATCGCACGAGGTGACACTATGCATTTGTGAAGTATCTATAGGCCACTAG
- the LOC119479965 gene encoding dynein heavy chain-like isoform X3 has translation METIHLILHEVTVQHFISHEVTVLHLISHEVTVLHLISHEVTVIHLISHEVTVLHLISHEVTVLHLILHEVTVIHLISHEVTVLHLKSHEVTVLHLISHEVTVLHLISHEVTVLHLILHEVTVIHLISQEVTVIHLISHKVTVLHLISHEVTTVLHLISHEVTTVLHLISHEVTVVTVLHLISHEVTMVTVLHLISHEVTVLHLTSHEVTVVTVLHLKSHEVTLCICEVSIGH, from the exons ATGGAAACTATACACCTCATATtacatgaggtgacggtgcaacacttcatatcgcatgaggtgacggtgctacacctcatatcgcatgaggtgacggtgctacacctcattTCGCACGAGGTGACGGTTATACATCTCATATCGCacgaggtgacggtgctacacctcatatcacacgaggtgacggtgctacacctcatattGCACGAGGTGACGGTTATACATCTCATATCGCacgaggtgacggtgctacacctcaaATCACacgaggtgacggtgctacacctcatatcacACGAagtgacggtgctacacctcatatcgcacgaggtgacggtgctacatcTCATATTGCACGAG GTGACGGTTATACACCTCATATCGCAGGAGGTGACGGTTATACACCTCATATCGCAcaaggtgacggtgctacacctcatatcgcatgaggtgacgacagtgctacacctcatatcgcatgaggtgacgacagtgctacacctcatatcgcatgaggtgacagtggtgacggtgctacacctcatatcgcacGAGGTGACGatggtgacggtgctacacctcatatcgcacGAGGTGACAGTGCTACACCTCACATCGCACGAGGTGACGgtggtgacggtgctacacctcaaATCGCACGAGGTGACACTATGCATTTGTGAAGTATCTATAGGCCACTAG